Proteins encoded by one window of Papio anubis isolate 15944 chromosome 7, Panubis1.0, whole genome shotgun sequence:
- the LOC101026211 gene encoding olfactory receptor 11H4, whose translation MSWVFSCIAQVLVLIKSLRYVASNWIILQETWITLMSFFFVDLRPMNRSATHVVTEFILLGFPGCWKIQIFLFSLFLVIYVLTLLGNGAIIYAVRCNPRLHTPMYFLLGNFAFLEIWYVSSTVPNMLANILSTTKAISFSGCFLQFYFFFSLGTTECLFLAVMAYDRYLAICHPLQYPAIMTGRFCGKLVSFCWLIGFFGYPIPIFFISRLPFCGPNIIDHFLCDMDPLMALSCAPAPITECIFYTQSSLVLFFTSIYILRSYILLLRAVFQVPSAAGRRKAFSTCGSHLVVVSLFYGTVMVMYVSPTYGIPTLWQKIFTLVYSVMTPLFNPLIYSLRNKDMKLALRNVLFGMRVHQNS comes from the coding sequence ATGTCTTGGGTATTTTCCTGTATAGCTCAAGTTCTCGTCTTGATAAAGTCCTTGAGATATGTAGCAAGCAATTGGATTATACTCCAAGAGACTTGGATTACACTCATGTCTTTCTTCTTCGTAGATTTAAGACCCATGAACAGGTCAGCAACACACGTCGTGACAGAGTTTATTCTCCTGGGATTCCCTGGTTGCTGGAAGATTCAGATTTTCCTCTTCTCATTGTTTTTGGTGATTTATGTCTTGACCTTGCTGGGAAATGGAGCCATCATCTATGCAGTGAGATGCAACCCACGACTACACACCCCCATGTACTTTCTGCTGGGAAACTTTGCCTTCCTTGAGATCTGGTATGTGTCCTCCACTGTTCCTAACATGCTAGCCAACATTCTCTCCACAACCAAGGCCATCTCATTTTCTGGGTGCTTCCTCcagttctatttcttcttttcactgGGAACAACTGAATGTCTCTTTCTGGCAGTAATGGCTTATGATCGATACCTGGCCATCTGCCACCCACTGCAGTACCCAGCCATCATGACCGGAAGGTTCTGTGGTAAGCTGGTGTCTTTCTGTTGGCTCATTGGATTCTTTGGATACCCAATTCCCATTTTCTTCATCTCCCGACTCCCCTTCTGTGGTCCTAATATCATTGATCACTTCCTGTGTGACATGGACCCATTGATGGCTCTATCCTGTGCTCCAGCTCCCATAACTGAATGTATTTTCTATACTCAGAGCTCCCTTGTTCTCTTTTTCACTAGTATATACATTCTTCGATCCTATATCCTGTTGCTAAGAGCTGTTTTTCAGGTCCCTTCTGCAGCTGGTCGGAGAAAAGCCTTCTCTACCTGTGGTTCTCATTTAGTTGTGGTATCTCTTTTCTATGGGACAGTCATGGTAATGTACGTAAGTCCTACATATGGCATCCCAACTTTATGGCAGAAGATCTTCACACTGGTATATTCAGTAATGACTCCTCTTTTTAATCCTCTGATCTATAGTCTTCGTAATAAGGACATGAAACTCGCTCTGAGAAATGTCCTGTTTGGAATGAGAGTTCATCAAAATTCGTGA